In a single window of the Streptomyces sp. HUAS ZL42 genome:
- a CDS encoding carbohydrate kinase family protein: MTASTGEDPRNRPQVDPLAALRTPDDPPWDVYLTGTVFLDIIFTGLDSAPVRGTESWARGMGSSPGGVANMATALARLGLRTSLAAAFGDDHYGEYCWDALEQGEGIDLSPSRTVPGWHSPVTVSMAYEGERTMVSHGHEPPPEEPAPDCPPRARAAVASLVQGKRAPWIAQAASKGTCLFADVGWDDTGAWDLAALADLEHCEAFLPNAEEAMRYTGAECPRAAAHALTEYVPLAVVTLGAEGAYAVDGRTGETAEVPAIAVEALDPTGAGDVFVAGFVTGTLAGWPLADRLALAGLTAALSVQEFGGSLSAPGWAEIGAWWRRVQSVDGQDPEALQRYAFLEALVPEEAAARPWPLRRAVPTIGFGRSA; the protein is encoded by the coding sequence GTGACCGCGTCCACCGGAGAGGACCCCCGTAACCGGCCCCAGGTCGATCCCCTGGCCGCCCTGCGCACGCCGGACGACCCGCCCTGGGACGTCTACCTCACGGGCACGGTCTTCCTCGACATCATCTTCACCGGGCTCGACTCCGCCCCGGTGCGCGGGACCGAGTCCTGGGCGCGCGGGATGGGGTCGAGCCCGGGCGGCGTCGCCAACATGGCCACGGCGCTGGCCCGCCTCGGCCTGCGTACGTCGCTGGCGGCGGCCTTCGGCGACGACCACTACGGCGAGTACTGCTGGGACGCGCTGGAGCAGGGCGAGGGCATCGACCTGTCCCCGTCGCGCACGGTGCCCGGCTGGCACTCCCCGGTCACCGTCTCCATGGCGTACGAGGGTGAGCGCACGATGGTCTCCCACGGTCACGAGCCGCCCCCGGAGGAGCCCGCCCCCGACTGCCCCCCGCGTGCGCGGGCGGCGGTCGCGTCGCTGGTGCAGGGCAAGCGGGCGCCCTGGATCGCCCAGGCCGCGAGCAAGGGCACGTGCCTGTTCGCCGACGTCGGCTGGGACGACACGGGGGCGTGGGATCTTGCGGCGCTGGCCGATCTGGAGCACTGCGAGGCGTTCCTGCCGAACGCCGAGGAGGCGATGCGGTACACGGGCGCGGAGTGTCCGCGGGCGGCGGCCCACGCCCTGACCGAGTACGTGCCGCTGGCGGTCGTCACGCTCGGGGCGGAGGGGGCGTACGCGGTGGACGGGCGGACGGGGGAGACGGCCGAGGTCCCCGCGATCGCCGTGGAGGCCCTCGACCCCACCGGCGCCGGAGACGTCTTCGTGGCCGGCTTCGTCACCGGCACCCTGGCGGGGTGGCCGCTGGCGGACCGGCTGGCGCTGGCGGGGCTGACGGCGGCGCTGTCCGTGCAGGAGTTCGGCGGGTCCTTGTCGGCGCCGGGGTGGGCGGAGATCGGGGCGTGGTGGCGAAGGGTGCAGTCGGTGGACGGGCAGGATCCGGAGGCCCTTCAGCGGTACGCGTTCCTGGAGGCACTGGTACCGGAGGAGGCGGCGGCACGCCCTTGGCCCCTGCGGAGGGCGGTACCGACGATCGGGTTCGGCAGGTCGGCCTGA
- a CDS encoding MFS transporter — protein MAIDTTTSSTSPLDTPRLSTRDKLVLFVLCAAQFMVALDFSVLNVALPVLGADLGMSRSALQWAVTAFALPSGGFLLLFGRIGDLYGRRRLFLTGLALFGAASLLATFAWDPASFLTGRALQGLAAAAIVPTGMSLLTTTFAEGPARDRALGISGTLLSLGFTVGMVAGGVLTDVLSWRSTMGLLSVFALIVLPLAPGLLPESLPHGPKGMGGTPIPERPRLDVPGAVTVTGGLLSLIYALSTAADHGFARTDVVTTLVAGVLLLATFVVVESRTRTPLVSLPMLRRRTVAWGNLGGLVTFSMMSTVVFVLTLYLQEVLRLTAFETGLVFGVQGVLSAVAGAYAAKVIGRFGARRTLVGSLVGQGVLVAAMLGLNAHVWSAWLATAAVSLASMCHLGAIISYGVTVTSGVPDEEQGLATGLVTSTQQVGITVGIPLLGVLATTSDDLLSGVHTVLALDAAIVLAAAVLVALGLRGRQPRV, from the coding sequence ATGGCGATCGACACCACCACTTCCTCGACCTCGCCGCTCGACACCCCACGGCTGTCGACGCGCGACAAGCTCGTCCTCTTCGTCCTGTGCGCCGCCCAGTTCATGGTCGCGCTGGACTTCTCCGTCCTGAACGTGGCACTGCCCGTGCTCGGTGCCGACCTCGGCATGAGCCGGTCCGCCCTGCAGTGGGCGGTCACCGCGTTCGCCCTCCCCTCCGGCGGCTTCCTGCTGCTGTTCGGGCGCATCGGCGACCTGTACGGCCGTCGCCGGCTGTTCCTCACCGGCCTCGCCCTGTTCGGCGCGGCCTCGCTGCTCGCGACCTTCGCCTGGGACCCGGCCTCCTTCCTCACCGGACGCGCCCTGCAGGGCCTGGCCGCGGCGGCGATCGTGCCGACGGGGATGTCCCTGCTGACCACGACCTTCGCCGAGGGGCCGGCCCGCGACCGTGCGCTCGGCATCTCGGGGACGCTCCTCTCCCTCGGCTTCACGGTCGGCATGGTGGCCGGCGGCGTCCTGACCGATGTGCTGAGCTGGCGTTCCACGATGGGCCTGCTCTCCGTGTTCGCCCTGATCGTGCTGCCGCTGGCGCCCGGTCTGCTGCCCGAGTCACTCCCCCATGGCCCTAAGGGCATGGGAGGTACCCCCATCCCGGAACGCCCGCGCCTGGACGTCCCCGGCGCGGTCACCGTGACCGGCGGTCTGCTCTCCCTGATCTACGCCCTGTCGACGGCCGCCGACCACGGCTTCGCCCGAACCGACGTCGTCACCACGCTCGTCGCGGGCGTCCTGCTGCTCGCCACCTTCGTGGTCGTCGAGTCCCGCACGCGGACCCCGCTGGTCTCCCTGCCGATGCTCCGCCGCCGCACCGTGGCCTGGGGGAACCTGGGCGGTCTGGTCACGTTCTCGATGATGTCGACCGTCGTGTTCGTGCTGACCCTCTACCTGCAGGAGGTCCTGCGTCTGACGGCCTTCGAGACGGGCCTGGTCTTCGGCGTGCAGGGCGTGCTGTCGGCGGTCGCGGGCGCATACGCGGCGAAGGTCATCGGCCGCTTCGGCGCCCGCCGTACCCTCGTCGGCTCGCTCGTCGGCCAGGGCGTGCTGGTCGCCGCCATGCTGGGCCTGAACGCCCACGTCTGGTCGGCGTGGCTCGCGACGGCCGCCGTCTCGCTGGCCAGCATGTGCCATCTGGGCGCGATCATCTCGTACGGCGTGACCGTCACCTCCGGTGTCCCGGACGAGGAGCAGGGCCTGGCCACCGGCCTGGTCACCTCGACCCAGCAGGTCGGTATCACCGTCGGCATCCCGCTGCTCGGCGTCCTGGCCACCACCTCGGACGACCTGCTGTCGGGCGTGCACACGGTACTGGCCCTGGACGCGGCGATCGTGCTCGCGGCGGCGGTCCTGGTGGCGCTGGGACTGCGCGGGCGTCAGCCGAGGGTCTGA
- a CDS encoding MmcQ/YjbR family DNA-binding protein — translation MTPQELRSFCLSFNDTVEDFPFRPEISVFKVAGKLFALTTLDARPLTVNLKCDPEDAVRLRSEYEGLVVPGYHMNKRHWNTVTVDGGLPDRLVRELIEDSYDLVVAGLPRAERLRLDRP, via the coding sequence GTGACCCCTCAGGAGCTGCGTTCCTTCTGTCTGTCCTTCAACGACACCGTCGAGGACTTCCCGTTCCGCCCGGAGATCTCCGTCTTCAAGGTCGCCGGCAAGCTCTTCGCCCTGACGACCCTGGACGCCCGGCCCCTGACGGTCAATCTGAAGTGCGACCCCGAGGACGCGGTGCGGCTGCGCAGCGAGTACGAGGGCCTCGTCGTCCCCGGCTACCACATGAACAAGCGCCACTGGAACACGGTGACGGTCGACGGCGGCCTCCCCGACCGGCTGGTCCGGGAACTCATCGAGGACTCCTACGACCTGGTCGTGGCCGGCCTGCCGAGGGCGGAGCGGCTGCGCCTCGACCGCCCCTGA
- a CDS encoding adenosine deaminase — protein sequence MSIPKAELHLHIEGTLEPELAFALAARNGVTLPYADTDELRKAYQFEDLQSFLNLYYELMAVLRTERDFEDLADAYLARAAAQGVRHVEMFFDPQAHIARGVDMGTVVEGLWRALGRSESVHGISAQLIMCFLRDESAESALRTLEAAEPYLDRITGVGLDSAEVGNPPAKFREVYEAAAARGLRRVAHAGEEGPAEYIAEALDVLGVERIDHGLRCMEDPALVERLVRERVPLTVCPLSNVRLRTVDVLADHPLPAMLDAGLLCTVNSDDPAYFGGYVGDNFDAVGRTLGLSEDLLRELARNSFVASFLEHDEDRRARYLAEVEAYEFS from the coding sequence ATGTCCATCCCGAAAGCTGAACTGCACCTCCACATCGAAGGCACCCTCGAGCCCGAGCTTGCGTTCGCGCTTGCCGCGCGCAACGGCGTGACCCTGCCGTACGCGGACACCGACGAGCTCCGCAAGGCGTACCAGTTCGAGGATCTGCAGTCCTTCCTCAACCTGTACTACGAGCTCATGGCGGTCCTGCGCACCGAGCGGGACTTCGAGGACCTCGCGGACGCCTACCTCGCGCGGGCCGCCGCGCAGGGCGTGCGGCACGTGGAGATGTTCTTCGACCCGCAGGCCCACATCGCCCGCGGGGTGGACATGGGCACGGTCGTCGAAGGTCTGTGGCGTGCGCTGGGGCGGAGCGAATCGGTCCACGGCATCTCCGCCCAGCTCATCATGTGCTTCCTGCGCGACGAGTCCGCCGAGTCGGCGCTGCGGACGCTCGAGGCGGCCGAGCCGTACCTCGACCGGATCACCGGCGTCGGACTCGACTCGGCCGAGGTCGGGAACCCGCCGGCGAAGTTCCGCGAGGTGTACGAGGCGGCCGCCGCCCGGGGGCTGCGGCGCGTGGCGCACGCCGGGGAGGAGGGGCCTGCCGAGTACATCGCCGAGGCCCTGGACGTGCTCGGCGTCGAGCGGATCGACCACGGGCTGCGGTGCATGGAGGACCCGGCCCTCGTCGAGCGGCTCGTGCGCGAGCGGGTTCCGCTGACGGTGTGCCCGCTGTCGAACGTGCGGCTGCGGACCGTGGACGTCCTCGCCGACCATCCGCTGCCCGCCATGCTCGACGCCGGGCTGCTGTGCACGGTCAACTCCGACGACCCGGCCTACTTCGGCGGCTACGTCGGCGACAACTTCGACGCCGTGGGCAGGACGCTGGGCCTGTCCGAGGACCTGCTGCGCGAACTGGCCCGCAACTCCTTCGTCGCGTCCTTCCTGGAGCACGACGAGGACCGTCGGGCGCGGTACCTCGCCGAGGTGGAGGCGTACGAGTTCTCGTAG
- a CDS encoding PhoH family protein gives MTQTPTAHTPAQGQARAQFTVPAQHPMVTVLGSGDSLLRVIEKAFPAADIHVRGNEISAVGDPAEVALIQRLFDEMMLVLRTGQPMTEDAVERSIAMLRASENGEGSEETPAQVLTQNILSSRGRTIRPKTLNQKRYVDAIDKHTIVFGIGPAGTGKTYLAMAKAVQALQSKQVNRIILTRPAVEAGERLGFLPGTLYEKIDPYLRPLYDALHDMLDPDSIPRLMAAGTIEVAPLAYMRGRTLNDAFIILDEAQNTSPEQMKMFLTRLGFDSKIVITGDVTQVDLPTGTKSGLRQVQEILEGLEDVHFSRLTSHDVVRHKLVGRIVDAYEKYDTKHGTENGTHKGGRGRSSGHKGK, from the coding sequence ATGACTCAGACACCCACAGCTCACACCCCCGCGCAGGGGCAGGCGAGAGCACAGTTCACGGTCCCTGCCCAGCACCCGATGGTCACCGTGCTGGGTTCCGGCGACTCCCTCCTGCGCGTGATCGAGAAGGCCTTCCCGGCGGCCGACATCCACGTCCGGGGCAATGAGATCAGCGCGGTCGGCGACCCCGCGGAAGTCGCCCTCATACAGCGCCTGTTCGACGAGATGATGCTGGTGCTCCGCACCGGACAGCCGATGACGGAGGACGCAGTGGAACGCTCGATCGCCATGCTCAGGGCGAGCGAGAACGGGGAGGGTTCCGAGGAGACGCCGGCCCAGGTGCTCACACAGAACATCCTGTCCTCGCGCGGCCGCACGATCCGCCCCAAGACCCTCAACCAGAAGCGGTACGTCGACGCGATCGACAAGCACACGATCGTCTTCGGCATCGGCCCCGCCGGCACCGGCAAGACGTACCTCGCCATGGCGAAGGCGGTGCAGGCCCTGCAGTCCAAGCAGGTCAACCGCATCATCCTGACCCGCCCGGCGGTGGAGGCGGGGGAGCGGCTCGGCTTCCTCCCGGGCACCCTCTACGAGAAGATCGACCCCTACCTGCGCCCGCTGTACGACGCCCTGCACGACATGCTCGACCCCGACTCGATCCCGAGGCTGATGGCGGCGGGGACGATCGAGGTGGCGCCGCTGGCCTACATGCGTGGTCGTACGCTCAATGACGCCTTCATCATCCTGGACGAGGCCCAGAACACGAGCCCCGAGCAGATGAAGATGTTCCTCACCCGTCTCGGCTTCGACTCGAAGATCGTGATCACGGGTGACGTGACGCAGGTCGACCTGCCCACCGGCACCAAGTCGGGTCTGCGTCAGGTCCAGGAGATCCTGGAGGGGCTGGAGGACGTCCACTTCTCCCGGCTCACGTCCCACGATGTCGTACGGCACAAGCTCGTCGGCCGTATCGTCGACGCTTACGAGAAGTACGACACCAAGCACGGCACCGAGAACGGCACTCACAAGGGCGGCCGGGGCAGGTCGTCCGGGCACAAGGGGAAGTAG
- the ybeY gene encoding rRNA maturation RNase YbeY yields the protein MSIDVNNESGTEVDEQAILDVARYALARMRIHPLSELSVIVVDADAMEQLHIQWMDLPGPTDVMSFPMDELRPPSKDDEEPPQGLLGDIVLCPEVAKKQGEEAPTQHSMDEELQLLTVHGVLHLLGYDHEEPDEKAEMFGLQAAIVDGWRAEKGLTGPSPAPTVS from the coding sequence ATGTCGATCGACGTCAACAACGAGTCCGGAACCGAGGTCGACGAGCAGGCGATCCTCGACGTCGCCCGCTACGCGCTCGCACGGATGCGCATCCACCCGCTCTCCGAACTCTCGGTGATCGTCGTGGACGCCGACGCCATGGAGCAGCTGCACATCCAGTGGATGGACCTGCCCGGGCCGACGGATGTCATGTCCTTCCCCATGGACGAGCTGCGGCCGCCGTCCAAGGACGACGAGGAGCCCCCGCAGGGGCTCCTCGGCGACATCGTGCTGTGCCCGGAGGTCGCCAAGAAGCAGGGTGAGGAAGCGCCGACGCAGCACTCCATGGACGAGGAGCTCCAGCTGCTCACCGTCCACGGCGTGCTGCATCTTCTCGGGTACGACCACGAGGAGCCCGACGAGAAGGCCGAGATGTTCGGTCTGCAGGCCGCGATCGTGGACGGCTGGCGAGCGGAGAAGGGCCTGACCGGCCCGTCCCCGGCCCCGACCGTGTCATGA
- a CDS encoding FAD binding domain-containing protein, which produces MLLRLPTSVSEAKECLAEGAVPIGGATLVWATWQRDGFPQQAVSLRELPEANVIGAETVGAAVPLHRIDERVPEVLRRAASGVGTGAVRRAATVGGNIVGSTLRCLLPAAHVLDARAVVLDAGGPFETDLTELLAKRPMLLSLRWREPVASGYRKLSGEAGGAPPLVVAVAVQAADGDRPVLRVAVRDGYEVLTASTAYGTEAGPVLDALGRTAIGTLPAAAREVVREQVTAVLDSAGGC; this is translated from the coding sequence GTGCTCTTGCGTCTGCCCACGTCCGTGTCCGAAGCGAAGGAGTGTCTGGCCGAGGGGGCGGTGCCCATCGGAGGGGCGACGCTCGTGTGGGCCACCTGGCAGCGGGACGGCTTCCCCCAGCAGGCTGTGTCGCTGCGCGAACTGCCGGAGGCCAATGTGATCGGGGCCGAGACGGTGGGCGCGGCCGTGCCGCTGCACCGGATCGACGAGCGGGTACCGGAGGTGCTGCGACGGGCGGCCTCCGGTGTGGGGACCGGGGCCGTGCGCCGGGCCGCCACGGTCGGCGGGAACATCGTCGGCAGCACGCTGCGCTGTCTGCTGCCCGCGGCCCACGTCCTGGACGCCCGGGCGGTGGTGCTGGATGCGGGCGGTCCCTTCGAGACCGACCTGACCGAACTGCTGGCGAAACGCCCGATGCTGCTGAGTCTGCGCTGGCGTGAGCCGGTGGCCAGTGGCTATCGCAAGCTGTCCGGCGAGGCGGGCGGGGCGCCGCCCCTCGTGGTGGCCGTCGCCGTGCAGGCCGCCGACGGGGACCGGCCCGTCCTGCGCGTCGCCGTCCGTGACGGATACGAGGTGCTCACCGCGAGCACGGCGTACGGCACCGAGGCCGGTCCGGTTCTCGACGCCCTGGGCCGTACGGCGATCGGCACGCTTCCCGCCGCGGCCCGGGAGGTGGTCCGCGAACAGGTGACCGCCGTCCTGGACAGCGCGGGCGGCTGCTGA
- a CDS encoding S66 peptidase family protein: MTIRYPRPLRPGDRVGVTSPSSGVPEALRERLDVAVREVEERGYEVVVGRCMDGAGHVSAPAAERAAELMEMLTDPGIRAVVPPWGGETAIDLLPLLDFDKLRAAEPTWMVGWSDISTIITPLTLLTGVATVHGNNLMDTPYRTPEGLLSWFDIVAAPQGEPFTQIPPGRHRTTGWDDYRLHPDVRELTLDSSGTWTRLDGDTDVDVTGRLIGGCIETLANVAGTRYLDTSSFARASAPEGLLVYVEACEDSAYTICRNLHGMRLAGFFDAANAVLVGRTAAPDGPTLTQHEAVLDALGPLNVPIVADVECGHVPPYLPLVNGARGRVVHTATRSELTQTLG, from the coding sequence ATGACCATTCGATACCCGCGCCCCCTGCGCCCCGGTGACCGTGTCGGTGTCACGTCTCCCTCCAGCGGAGTCCCGGAGGCGCTTCGGGAGCGACTCGACGTGGCCGTACGCGAGGTGGAGGAGCGTGGGTACGAGGTGGTCGTCGGCCGGTGCATGGACGGTGCCGGGCACGTCAGCGCCCCCGCCGCCGAACGCGCCGCCGAACTGATGGAGATGCTGACCGATCCCGGCATCCGGGCCGTGGTGCCCCCGTGGGGCGGGGAGACCGCGATCGACCTGCTGCCGCTGCTGGACTTCGACAAGCTGCGGGCCGCCGAGCCGACCTGGATGGTCGGCTGGTCCGACATCTCGACGATCATCACCCCGCTGACTCTGCTGACCGGGGTGGCGACGGTGCACGGCAACAACCTCATGGACACTCCCTACCGGACGCCGGAGGGCCTGCTGTCCTGGTTCGACATCGTCGCCGCCCCGCAGGGCGAGCCGTTCACCCAGATTCCGCCGGGCCGCCACCGCACCACGGGCTGGGACGACTACCGCCTCCACCCGGACGTCCGCGAGCTCACGCTCGACTCCTCCGGCACCTGGACCCGTCTGGACGGCGACACAGACGTGGACGTGACGGGCAGGCTGATCGGCGGCTGCATCGAGACCCTGGCCAACGTCGCGGGGACCCGCTACCTCGACACGTCGTCCTTCGCGCGCGCATCGGCCCCTGAGGGGCTGCTCGTGTACGTCGAGGCGTGCGAGGACAGCGCCTACACCATCTGCCGCAACCTGCACGGCATGCGGCTGGCCGGGTTCTTCGACGCGGCGAACGCCGTACTCGTCGGCCGTACCGCGGCGCCCGACGGCCCCACCCTCACCCAGCACGAGGCGGTCCTCGACGCGCTCGGCCCGCTGAACGTGCCGATCGTCGCGGACGTCGAGTGCGGACACGTCCCCCCGTATCTGCCGCTCGTGAACGGAGCACGTGGCCGTGTCGTCCACACGGCCACACGCTCCGAGCTCACTCAGACCCTCGGCTGA
- a CDS encoding helix-turn-helix transcriptional regulator, translating to MSRRARVTPAEAGLPGGGARRRTPGLRREEVAVLAGVGASWYQWLEQGRDISVSPQVVDSVARVLRLSDAERRHLYVLAGLNAPAPEVEPGKRDMCEGLRRLIDAWMPYPAHVMDMYYNCVMYNDAAAMVLGMRPDITQNCLIDFFTDPMYRSRSKSWERNARTVVAQFRAACAARPDDEGYQAVLAEVRAASAEFTELWERRDIEDAGQIPKELDHPVVGLLCLEASVMKMPVRPDLSIVLHTPLDEANTAAKLEWLASPEGRRGAMYPVAG from the coding sequence ATGAGCAGGCGGGCGCGGGTGACGCCGGCCGAGGCGGGACTGCCCGGCGGCGGTGCGCGCCGCCGCACGCCGGGCCTGCGCCGCGAGGAGGTCGCCGTGCTCGCCGGTGTGGGCGCCTCCTGGTACCAGTGGCTGGAACAGGGCCGGGACATCTCGGTCTCCCCGCAGGTCGTCGACTCCGTCGCCCGGGTCCTGCGGCTCAGCGACGCCGAACGCCGTCATCTGTACGTCCTGGCCGGGCTGAACGCGCCCGCGCCCGAGGTCGAGCCCGGGAAGCGGGACATGTGCGAGGGGCTGCGGCGGCTGATCGACGCCTGGATGCCGTATCCGGCCCACGTCATGGACATGTACTACAACTGCGTGATGTACAACGACGCCGCCGCGATGGTGCTCGGCATGCGTCCGGACATCACTCAGAACTGCCTGATCGACTTTTTCACGGACCCGATGTACCGGTCCCGTTCGAAGAGCTGGGAGCGGAACGCGCGCACGGTCGTCGCGCAGTTCCGGGCGGCGTGCGCGGCACGGCCGGACGACGAGGGGTACCAGGCCGTGCTGGCCGAAGTGAGGGCCGCGAGTGCGGAGTTCACCGAGCTGTGGGAGCGGCGGGACATCGAGGACGCCGGGCAGATCCCCAAGGAACTGGACCATCCGGTGGTCGGGCTGCTGTGTCTCGAGGCGAGCGTGATGAAGATGCCGGTGCGGCCCGATCTGTCGATCGTGCTGCACACGCCGCTGGACGAGGCGAACACGGCGGCGAAGCTGGAGTGGCTCGCCTCTCCGGAGGGGCGGCGCGGGGCGATGTACCCCGTGGCGGGCTGA
- a CDS encoding glucarate dehydratase family protein, with product MNLTIASVRLTPILVADPPLLNTQGVHQPYTPRLIVEVETADGITGIGETYGDTKYLELARPFAETLKGRQVSDLNGLFVIADEVSVDGSRVSGQVDVGGLRGVQTADKLRLSVVSGFEVACLDALGKALGLPVHALLGGKVRDAVEYSAYLFYKWAGHPAGVACERDDWGAALDPAGVVEQARKFKERYGFTSFKLKGGVFPPDQEIAAVRALAEAFPGHPLRLDPNGAWSVETSLKVAKELGDVLEYLEDPALGTPAMAEVSAGTHVPLATNMCVTTFAEIKEAFTHDAVQVVLSDHHYWGGLRNTQQLAAVCRTFGVGVSMHSNTHLGISLAAMTHVASTVPGLRHACDSHYPWQSEDVLTERLTFHDGRVTVPDAPGLGVELDREKLRLLHRRWLDDDGTLRDRDDAASMRVAEPGWVTPVVPRW from the coding sequence GTGAACCTCACGATCGCGAGCGTCCGCCTGACTCCGATCCTGGTCGCCGACCCGCCCCTGCTGAACACGCAGGGCGTGCACCAGCCGTACACCCCCCGGCTGATCGTCGAGGTGGAGACGGCGGACGGGATCACGGGCATCGGCGAGACGTACGGCGACACCAAGTACCTGGAGTTGGCGCGGCCTTTCGCCGAGACGCTGAAGGGGCGTCAGGTCAGCGATCTGAACGGGCTGTTCGTGATCGCCGACGAGGTCTCCGTGGACGGCTCCCGGGTCTCCGGGCAGGTCGACGTCGGAGGTCTGCGCGGCGTCCAGACCGCCGACAAGCTGCGGCTGTCCGTCGTCTCCGGATTCGAGGTCGCCTGCCTCGACGCCCTCGGCAAGGCGCTCGGTCTGCCCGTGCACGCGTTGCTCGGCGGCAAGGTGCGGGACGCCGTCGAGTACAGCGCGTACCTCTTCTACAAGTGGGCCGGCCACCCCGCGGGCGTCGCCTGCGAGAGGGACGACTGGGGTGCCGCCCTCGACCCGGCCGGAGTCGTCGAGCAGGCACGGAAGTTCAAGGAGCGGTACGGCTTCACCTCCTTCAAGCTCAAGGGCGGCGTCTTCCCGCCGGACCAGGAGATCGCCGCCGTGCGCGCGCTGGCGGAGGCCTTTCCCGGGCACCCGCTGCGTCTCGACCCCAACGGCGCCTGGAGTGTGGAGACTTCGCTGAAGGTGGCGAAGGAACTCGGGGACGTCCTCGAGTACCTGGAGGACCCCGCGCTCGGCACCCCCGCGATGGCCGAGGTCTCGGCCGGCACCCACGTCCCGCTGGCCACCAACATGTGCGTGACGACGTTCGCCGAGATCAAGGAGGCGTTCACGCACGACGCCGTCCAGGTGGTGCTCTCCGACCACCACTACTGGGGCGGGCTGCGCAACACACAGCAACTCGCCGCCGTCTGCCGGACCTTCGGCGTCGGGGTGTCCATGCACTCCAACACCCACCTGGGGATCAGCCTCGCCGCGATGACCCACGTCGCGTCCACCGTCCCCGGCCTCCGCCACGCCTGCGACTCCCACTACCCCTGGCAGTCGGAGGACGTGCTCACCGAACGGCTGACCTTCCACGACGGCAGGGTCACCGTCCCGGACGCACCCGGCCTGGGCGTCGAACTCGACCGCGAGAAGCTGCGGCTCCTGCACCGGAGGTGGCTCGACGACGACGGCACCCTGCGGGACCGCGACGACGCGGCGTCCATGCGGGTCGCCGAGCCGGGGTGGGTCACGCCGGTGGTGCCTCGCTGGTAG
- a CDS encoding hemolysin family protein — protein MSPTLVAGAIALVVVAWLAACAEAGLARVSSFRAEEAVKSGRRGSARLAQVAADPTRYLNVALLVRVACEMAAAALVTYACLQEFDGTTEALLVAIGVMVLVSYVAVGVSPRTIGRQHPLNTATAAAYVLLPLARIMGPIPPLLILIGNALTPGKGFRRGPFASEAELRALVDLAEKESLIEDEERRMVHSVFELGDTLVREVMVPRTDLIVIERYKTIRQALTLALRSGFSRIPVTGESEDDIVGIVYLKDLARKTHISRDAESELVSTAMRPAAFVPDTKNAGDLLREMQQDRNHVAVVIDEYGGTAGIVTIEDILEEIVGEITDEYDRELPPVEELGEDRYRVTARLDITDLGELYGLEEYDDEDVETVGGLLAKALGRVPIAGASSMVELPDGRDLRLTAEAASGRRNKIVTVLVEPVGPAEPPEDEETKPE, from the coding sequence ATGAGTCCCACCCTCGTCGCCGGAGCGATCGCCCTGGTCGTGGTCGCGTGGCTGGCCGCCTGCGCGGAGGCGGGCCTCGCGCGCGTCTCCAGCTTCCGCGCCGAGGAGGCCGTGAAGTCCGGCCGCCGCGGCAGCGCCAGGCTCGCCCAGGTCGCCGCCGACCCGACGCGCTACCTCAACGTGGCGCTGCTGGTCCGCGTCGCCTGCGAGATGGCGGCGGCCGCCCTCGTCACGTACGCCTGTCTGCAGGAGTTCGACGGGACGACCGAGGCCCTGCTCGTCGCGATCGGCGTCATGGTCCTCGTGTCGTACGTCGCCGTCGGTGTCTCCCCGCGCACCATCGGCCGCCAGCATCCGCTGAACACGGCGACGGCGGCGGCGTACGTGCTGCTGCCGCTCGCCAGGATCATGGGGCCGATCCCGCCCCTGCTGATCCTCATCGGCAACGCCCTGACCCCCGGCAAGGGTTTCCGCCGCGGCCCCTTCGCCTCCGAGGCGGAGCTGCGGGCGCTGGTCGACCTCGCCGAGAAGGAGTCCCTCATCGAGGACGAGGAGCGCCGCATGGTGCACTCCGTCTTCGAGCTGGGCGACACGCTCGTTCGGGAGGTCATGGTCCCGCGGACCGACCTGATCGTGATCGAGCGCTACAAGACGATCCGCCAGGCCCTCACCCTGGCGCTGCGGTCCGGCTTCTCGCGCATCCCGGTGACCGGTGAGAGCGAGGACGACATCGTCGGCATCGTGTACCTGAAGGACCTGGCCCGCAAGACGCACATCAGCCGGGACGCCGAGTCCGAGCTGGTGTCGACGGCGATGCGGCCGGCGGCCTTCGTGCCCGACACCAAGAACGCCGGTGACCTGCTGCGGGAGATGCAGCAGGACCGCAACCACGTCGCCGTCGTCATCGACGAGTACGGCGGCACGGCCGGCATCGTCACCATCGAGGACATCCTCGAGGAGATCGTCGGCGAGATCACCGACGAGTACGACCGTGAACTCCCGCCGGTCGAGGAGCTCGGCGAGGACCGCTACCGGGTCACCGCCCGCCTCGACATCACCGACCTCGGGGAGTTGTACGGCCTCGAGGAGTACGACGACGAGGACGTGGAGACGGTCGGCGGGCTGCTGGCCAAGGCGCTGGGCCGCGTCCCCATCGCCGGGGCGTCGTCCATGGTCGAGCTGCCCGACGGACGCGACCTGCGGCTGACCGCGGAGGCCGCCTCGGGACGCCGGAACAAGATCGTGACCGTGCTGGTGGAGCCGGTGGGACCGGCCGAGCCGCCGGAGGACGAGGAGACGAAACCGGAGTGA